The Meleagris gallopavo isolate NT-WF06-2002-E0010 breed Aviagen turkey brand Nicholas breeding stock chromosome 20, Turkey_5.1, whole genome shotgun sequence DNA window CAGCATCTTCCTCTCCCCCAAAGCCACCTCACCTCTGCACCTCCTCCACTGTGATCTTCTTCTCAGCTGCCTGCACTGTGGTGATGCTGGTGTGCTCCAGCCGCTGCTGGACCAGCGCAGCCCCTGGGGCAGAGGCCAAGGGCTTTACAAACACCTTGCCGCTTGCCTCCAGTGTCAGTGGGCTGGGGCCAGCCAGGGACCCGATCACATCTGGCACCGACTCagtggctgcccagggagtgacAGCATGGCGGGAGGGCTGCAGGACCTGCTGGTAGACGGTCTTGGGCCCAGAGAACACCAGCTTGGTAGATGCCACCGAAGTGTGCTTGGCAGGGATGTCTGCAAGGGAAAAAGCCTCATGGCATGAGGTGGCACAGGTCCCCTTCACTGGGCTGGTTGGGAATGCTGCATGGAGCCAGCCATGGTAGGAGGGAGCCTCAGGCCCTGCCACAACCCTAGAGGCCTCCCCACTGATCCCCATACCTGGAGCAGGCATCCTCACCACAGCAGTGCCGAGCAgttctgtggggctgggagcttTGACGGGGCTTGGTGACTTCTTAATCCCTTTCTCCAGTGACAAGATGCTCTTCTCTATCTCAGCAATCCTGAACTCTACACTGTCATCGTCAAAAGCATCTCCAGCCAGTCCAGCCTGTGGTGCTGGCCCCTGTGTGCTGGGGCCCACGATGCTTACAGCCTGGGCCTGGGCATACTGGGGTGCAGAGCTGGCCCCCACCTCAGCCTGCCCTGCCATGCTGAATGCcttcagcactgcctgcagtggCTCCCGCTCCTTGAAGCGGGGCCGGCGCTTCACTGTGTCTGACTCAGTGAGGTTGAACTCCAGCATGGGCAGCTCCCTAGTGGCAGTGGACACAACCATTTCCTTCCCATCAGAGCACGGGGACTctgcaggctgggagctgggctctgtGCCTTGCACTGCAGTGTCAGCCTTGGGGTGCCCAGCAGGCTTTGGTCGCTGCTTGATGGTTAAGTTGCCTTCTTCTGCAAAGGGGATGCACTCACTGGAACTGTTCTGGGAGGATGAAGAGACCTCTGGCGTGGCCTCTTCTTCTGCGTCTGTGCAGGCATCCTCCTGCCTACCCTGCACAGCCTCTGACATGGGAGTACTGGGCTCACTCAGTGTCCGTCTCCTCGGCTTGCTGCTATCAAATGGGTCCCAGCCAGAATCAGAGAGCACAGTGCCGCTGGGATCACAACTGCTGCGGGACTGATCATCCACAGCAGCCCTGGAGAGAGAGTCCTGAGCCACATGCAGTGGTTTCGGGGCCAGGAGAGGTTTGGGTGGATTCAGCCCTGGTGTTTCCTCCAGTGTGGCCACCAGGCTCCTCACTGTCCTGCTGCAGCCGCTGTCACTGAGGCTGGCACCTGTGTCAGCCACATCCTGGGGTACAGAAGGCTGTCGCTCAGGGTCAGGGGGCTGTTCACTGTCCACTTCAGTGGTGGGAGTGCTAGAGACAGAACTGAGACGCTTGGGAGGCGGCGGCGGGGGGCCCTTGCGTTTGGCCCGGATGGCAAAGGACTGGCTGCGGGTCACCTTGGCCTCTGTCTGCAGGCAGGCCCGTGGCATCTGGCTGCGGCCTGGCCGCCGCGTCAGGGTGGCATAGGAGCCCAGTGTGCTGGTGGGcgccccctcctcctcctcatgcTCTCCATCCGACAGTGCATAGCGGTTCAGGCTGTGTGACCGCTTCTTGTTCTTGGAGCCTTCGCACCCCTTGTGCTGTTCCCCTGTCTGCCAGGCATTTGGGGCTGTGGCAGCTttgagcagctcagcagggctgcactgaTTGTGTAGGTACGAGAAAGCTTTTGGGGCTGATGTCTGCAGGCTGCTCTTCTGCCCAGAGGAAGAGGGATAGGAGTGTGCCAAGGTCTTGGGCTGCTCTACTCCCTGGCTGGAAGGGGCTCTTGGGGATTTCAAGGAGACATGTGGGTACATGAAGACATATGGAGCTGTTGCCTTGCTGGGCGTCTGGGGAGGGGTACTGGGGGTGACCATCACTGTCCCCACTGGGCCAGCACCTTTCTGAGCTGTCAGCCGGGCATACTGATCTGTGCCTTCAGGCAGGTTCCTCTCCTTGAGAGGGCTGCCCCCACTGCAATTAGTGAAGCCATTCAGCCCCTCGGGGGAGGTGAGCTTCCCATAAGGCTCGGGGCTAGGCTGTCTTGGCAGGCTGGCCAGATTTTCCTTGCTGTGGGGTGGCATGCAGGACTGCCCGCTGCTGCCGCTGCTGCTCTCCCCGCTGCCCAGGCTCTCCTGAGAGGGACTGGAGAGGTGCCGGGACAGTACATTGTCCTGTGAGTGCCCCGAGCCCCGGGACCGCACCCCAATGCTTTCCTGGCTCCGTGACATTCCCTGGCTGTTTTTGATGCTGAGCGTCTCATGGCAGCTGTTGGACATGGCTGTCTGGAGCTCATAGCTGAGCTCGCTGTCCTGGAACGTTGTCATTTTGGGTGTGTTTGGGGACTGGCACTCCCCATTCTCCAGTGACTCAATAGTGACAATGTCCAGGGCACCAGGGACTTTGTGTCTTGTCAGTGTTGCTTCTGATTGGCTGAGGCTTTTGCGGAGGTCTCTAAGCTTCTTTACAGCCAACATGATCTTCTTCTGGTGGCCTGGGAGAGAGTTTCAACAGGAAAAGGACGTTAGGTTGGCTCCTTCCCTCCAAagcctttgttttttggctGAGAACAGCCAAGGTCACACCACCAACTGGGGCAAAGGCCTTCAGTTTATCCAGAGCCTGCCTATGAGAAGAGATAAACCGATGCCAACCTCCAATAAGCACAGCCTGACTCCAGTCTGCCCATGGTAGTCCTTGGGGATGACCAGGAACTGCCCTTTGCAGGTGCACAGGACGTGCCTGCACTGCCCACCCCATGCAAGGTCAGGACATGGGGACCTGGCCAGGAGACTCAGGTGTCCTGGGCTACCCCTATGCTGCAGCAAGGACTCACCCAGCTTGTTGATGCCAATCTCTTGCAAATCTTCCCATGTCAGGTCCAAGACAATGGTGATGGAGTCGTAGCCGTTGTTTACCAATTTTTTGTGGTACTGCGGCAAACCAATGGCACTGAGCCAATCCATCAGGTCAGCCTGTGAAGAGCACGGAGATGCTGCCATGAGCATCAAGGGATGGGCAGTGCCTTCACCCATCTCCTCCCTGTTCCTGTCTGGGAGGCTGCTTTCTCAGGATCTCTCTGCGGCTGCATTAATGCAGGCAGTTTCAGTGTTCACCTTCTTATAGCTCCCATATCCTGTCCTGGGGAAAGGCAGTTCTGAGAAAAGAGGACCAAAGCCCTGACGCCGGACTCACCGGAATATAGTTGGGCAGCCACTCAGCGATACTAAGCTGCCCAATCTCAGTGGAGATCTTCTTCCTGTGGCCTGGTTTGGTCACACCGATGGCCGTCAGGTCCTAACACAAGCAGAGTGGGGCTACAGTTAGCAGCAGCATGGAAAGCATGGAGCAGCGAGCACCTATAGCCAGCAGAGCAAGGTGTGCAAGGCTGCAGGGAATGACTTGCCTTACCTCTGGTGTCATGCGACTGATGGTGGGGACATCGTAGCCAGCGTTGAGGAAGTTGACAGTGTATGACTCCAGCTGGAACTCACTCAGCCAGTTGTAAATGGCTTCTGCATCCTGGGAAGAGGACAAGGCAAAGAGAAGCCTGTGACGATGGCTGCATGGGTTGGTTGGGGCACAACAACAGGACCTCCTTGAGCACCCGTTCCCAGCATCCCCAAAACTCAGCTCCATCTCCCCAGTGCAGCAAAAGCTGGACAGAGAGCCCTAGACACGGTCCCCCCATCCTGCATACCAGATGCTGACTGGCCTGATTACCTTCCCCTCAAGGAGCTGCGCAGGTCGCAGAAATTGGTGCGAAAAGACCTTGTCTCCAGAGGTGCAGCTGCTAGGGGTCTGATGGCCTGGGGGCCCTGGCAGAGAGgacagaggagaggagagagtcACATGGGGACCTGGGCAGCATTTAGCCccagggacagggcacagcTGTCCCCAAGCCCCCATAGTGTTGAGACATCCCTCACCTGTAGTGGAAGTAATCTGTTCATTGTGTGGCTCTGATCCCAAAATGTGTTGCTGGAAGTCATCACCAGTGGAGGGCAGCGgctgaaggagaggaagagtGAGTGGACGAAAGACATCCCTCCAGAAAGGCCTTATTTCTGGGAGCTCTAGTCCCACTGGTGTTTTTCCACAGCAGCAAATACATTTTGGTAAAGGATGCTCAGCTTTGTCAGTCCCTGCTTTGCCAGGCGGTGCAGGGGATTACAAGGGAAGTGCTAGACTCCATCGTCATCCTGACTCAGCCCGGGTTAACTGTGGAGAGcagcatggggacagcaggggcTGGTACCTACCCTGGTGTTCTCAATGACAATGTTGGTGTTTTGCCCATTGGTGCCCTCGGTGCTCTGTCCACTGCCTGCACTGCGGATGCTGCCAATGCTGCCCTCGCTGCCCACACTGTTCCTGTCTCCTGCTGCTCAGGATAGGAGCAGAAGATTGTTAGCTGTGCCCTGGGGCACAACGGTTCCCATGTGACAGCACAATGACAACAGCAAAATCCAGCCTCCCCCAAGGTCCCTCCAGCCACACATCGTGCAACAGTCCCTCctggcacacacagcacagacagGGTGACCTGGGCTGGCATGGGACACACAGAAGGGACATGGGAACTCAGTCTGACTGAAGACACCGGGAGGGAAGGAGCTGCTCTATGGGCTCCCCTAAACTCCCTTTCTCTACAGTTGCTCCCTCTTGTCTAGCTGCTTCCCTGTGAGGATGTGGAAGGAGAGACTATCCCCAAGTCCCCCATGCAGACAGGGCTGGGGGGCAGAAGAAGGTCCCCAGTCATTCTCCCTCCCCAGCTGCATCCCTGACCTGCACTGTCAGGGCCTGGGGCCGTCCAGGTTAGGGTGAGATGGCCATAGGATGCTGGGATGCTTggggctgcctgctgcagacACTCgctggggaggtgctgcagccgTGGAGGGCTGCAGTTGGGGAGTGCCGTGAGGGCCCCAGGAGTGCCCTGGTGCTGGTGTGTGGACGCCATGCGGGGGAGGATCATGCCTGCATTCAAAGACAAAACATGCATGGTCAGAGTTTGTGTAGGAGACAGCAAGAGGGCACATCTCAGTCTCAAACCCCAGATTTCTACCCCACCAGTCACACAGCCTCCTGTGTCCACCAAAATCCTCTCTTTCCCTGCCACCTAGCTAGCCAGGGCTGCAGGGACCTGTCTATGGGAGGTGCTGGGAAGGGTGAGATGGTTTCACATGGGAGACAACAGACCCAGGATGGTCACTGACCTGTTCGCTTACTGATGACTTCAGCAATGGAGGGGGGGAAGTACCCAATGCGATCAGTGCCTTTCTGAACGTCATGGATGTGCCCCTTCCATCGCCCATCCGGATGCTGCTCCAGGACCTGATGTAGGGAGAGGAGGACGGGGCTGGTACTGTGGGTAGTGGTGGAGATGGGGGATAGGGAGTAGGGAGCAGTCTCACCGTAATGACGTCTCCTGCCCGGACATTGAGAGCAGTTGGGTCATGGAGGTTCCAAAAATCCTTCAAAGCTCGTACCTTCAGGATTCCTGAAGCCTCTGAACACAAGGGACAGAGGAACAAAGGAAGGTGTCAGAGCACAGCAGGTCAAGGAAGTGGTTTGGGAaaggcaggaggagaaaaaaagggtGAAGAGAGGGGAGAAGAGAACATTAATACTGCAGGTAGGACTTGATCACTGGGGATCACCCACAAGGAGAATGGGAGCACATGTGATGAGACTGAGCTACTGACACTTGCACACAGGCTGGTTTAAGACTACTGGGAGAGTGAGAGCAACAGGCAAGTTCCATTAGGAAGACGTTCCTCTCAGTGCCAGGCAGGTCCCATCTCACCTCTCAGCAGTTGCTTTATGTCTTTGCTGGCGTGTGAAGTGGTAAACTGGTTGACAATGTCCAGTGCTGTCTGGTTGTAGGTGTTCCTGATGTTCACGTCAACACCACCCTGCCCAAGGAGGGATACAATTATTGCCAgagtctgcagcagcagccccctGGCAGGGGATGGGGGGAGGAAGGGCATGAGAGGGAGGAGGTGGTCATGCCTCATGGGTTTGTCCCCAAATGCAGTCCTGTCCCCATTGTGCTCACCTCCAGCAGCAACCGCACCACCTCTGTTTTGCCATACAGTGCGGCCTCGTGCAAGGCTGTGCCCGTCTTTGTCTGCTTATTGATCTCAATTCCAGccttcagaagctgcctggTAGCAAGGAAGGAAAGGCATGAACAGAACACAGGAACAGGGGCCGGGGGATTGGCTGCTTTGCAATGGGAAGGGGACAACCCTCTGCACTGCTGAGGCTTTGGGAATGAGGCACCAGCGCCTGTAACAGGGATGTGAGTTTAGGAGGATTCAAGACCGAAGTCATGACGGTTTTTGGCATtgagcagtgccagggctgtgcaggggtTACCTGATGATCTCCTTGTGCCCATTCTTGGCTGCCAGGTGCAGTGGGGTGGTGTAGTTGGGGTCGGTCGCGTCTTTTGACTGTCCCTCCAGGAGGGCAACGCACAGATGGCTGTTCAGTAGCAGCTGGGCCACCTGCATAGGCACAGGGTGAGCAGTGGGGTGCAAGTGACTGGGTCACAACAAGGCACTTGCACTTGCTTTCTTCAGGGCTGGTTCTGCGTTCCCTATCTCATCACTTCCATTCATCCCATAATCTTAGGCTGTGCCTGGACAGAGCTTGGCTACGACCACTCTATTGGGAGGGGCTGCAGAAGGTCACCACAGCCAGAAATAGTCTTCCCATAATCAGGTTTTTCAGATCAAGCCCTAAAAAACTCATCTCCCCAAGCCTGGAGTGACTCTCAGCATCTCAAGGCAACCCAAAGGCACAGAGGAGTTATTTTTACTGCCCTGTTTATAGCTGCAGATATTACAGATACTCCAAAAATGGAAATATCCCCATGTACCCCGCCCCAGTGGGGCCTGGGACAGTTTGGCTGGCCGCGCACGAGTCCAACCCCACCACGCTGGCTCAGCTGGGGTCTCCTGAGTCATAGGGAGGCTCCATCCACACAAACTGAGCTGGGACTTTGAGCAGTTGAATGGAGCTGGGCCCTCCAGGCTGGTGGGGATCAGCAGGCTCAGCTTGTCCTTAAATGGGAGCAaagccaggatggatggggggAAGTTGTGAGCTCTCGGAAACAAGGAGACCCAGGTTCTCtgtcagcctgctgctgccttgctgtGAGGCTGGGAGCAAAGGTCGCAGCTCGAGGCTTCAGGACCCGGTGTTGCTTAGCCACAAGAAGAGGTGggtgctgcctgccaggctgTGGAGTTCATGGCAGAGTGCTCACCTTCAGTCGCCCAAACTCGCAGGCCAAGTCCAGGGGGGTTTTCTTCGCCTTGTTGATGAGGCAGGGGTTGGATTGGTGCTGCAGAAGCATCTCCGACTACAGGGGAGCAACGTGGGGCCTCAGCATCGCCCTGCTCCTGCATCACACCCACCCACAAGGATGATCCAGCTGAGGCATGTGGCCATTGCTGGCTCCAATTCCCACTTACCACCTCGTAGTGGCCATACTGTGCTGAAAGGTGCAGTGGGATCTGCCCATCCAGTGAGGCCATATTGACGGAGGCCGCAGCACGCAGCAGCAACCGCACTGGCTCCACGCGCCCCTGCCAGGCCGCATAGTGCAGGGGGCGCATCCCTGGGGGCAAATGGGGCtcagcaaggcagaaggcagcTCAGTGTCTGATATGGCTCAGAGGGCTGGACTGGCTGCCATAGGGCCAGGGCATGAGGTCACCCCTTACCGTTGCTGTCCTTGATGTCCACAGTGGCCTgtgcctccagcagcagtgagatGAGGTCCAGGCTGCCACCCAAGGCTGCATGGTGCAGTGCTGAGAACCTACAGCACAAGGCAGGGCTCAGTTTCTCCCATGCTGTTCTGACAGCCCCACTTCGCACAGGGACACGGACTGAGGGTTGGGACGGTCATAAGGTGGCTCATGACTATGTCCCTCTTGACTGCTCAGTGTCAGCcagtgcctcagtttccccatagCAAAGTGGAGGTAAATACCCCTGTGCTGTTCCTGTTCTGTCCTGCACATGCCAGCAGTGATGCCAGGAGCCTACGGCACAGCAGGGTAGGCTGCCAGCAATTAAGATGCTCTGTGTCTCACTGCTGTGAAAGGGGTCTATTTGCCCGGCACGCTCCCCTTGTGCTGTCACCTGCAGGGCCACTGCCAAAATACGAGGTCCTTACTCCACTGCGGGAACTTTAAATGAGGAGGGATGTGCTGACCACAGCAAAGGGCTGCTTCCTCCTCCAACATAGCCACACTGAAACCTCTACCCCAAAACAAGGGTATGGCTGGGAGGAAATCCCTCTGGCCGTCCCCGCAGGGGCTTTTTATAAACCAAACACCACATGTGCTGCTTCAACAGGGACCCTTTATGCACCAGCAGCCCTCCTGGAGCTGCCTGAACATGAGCCCTGTGCCTTATCAAAATTAGATCTACTTCTACTATTAGATTATCTTTTTCCTATTAAGCTCCATCTGTATACTATTATTTTAAGATGGTCACCCTGCAcatttccaaccccctgttGGCCTGCTAGCACTGACACTTCCTCCTACAGAGTCCTcgaaaagaaaacacacagaaattaGGTACAACAACAATACTTAAACCAATGCTAATAATTTATGGGTCAGAGTTAATTCAATAAGAATAAcatgcttatttattttatgggCTTCTGTGGTTTCCTTAACTCTTAGAACCCAGCTTATTAAGTGCTTGGATTTTGGAAGTGATGAGCTGCACAAATATGCTGCGGTCACTTAGCAaccacatcttttctttctttaaccCCCCTACATAAAGGAATTTTGCTCTTGGGATGTTAAACATGCACACAAGCATGTGCATGTTCTGTGGGTGGCTGGACGATGCTCCTCGGTGTGCTACCCAACTCAGGACACCACTTGTTGTTTCAGCCCAAGTCCTACAGAAGGGGATGCAGAAGAGCTCAGATCCACACGTTTTGTCTGCCTCTGTAGGGCTTGCACTGGCTCCATAAAGTAGCACTGTCTTGAGATATTGTTGCATTTTCAAGGCTCAGCAGTTAACTTTGAAAACTTTACAACACCCACGCTGAAGCAAGAGAGCATTGAGGAGAGAGCTGCCCCAAGCAAacccttcccctcctctctgGAAGTGCTGAGGCAACCAGCAGCCTCATGGAGCAGGGAGTACTCACCCATCTGCATCCTGGTAGTTCACATTCAGGCGCTTGGCAGAtcccaggagctctgcagagacaagTGATGATATTCAAGGTGACAGGCAGAGCCCCTGCAGCTGAACAAGACACCCACCAGGACCCACATCCCACAAGAAACTCACCTCCCAGTGTGCAGACCATTgcctgccccatccctgcaacATCTCCCCTCTCTTGCTCCACGTTCACCTCCACAATTCACCTTCATGAACCCTCCCTCCACCACGCTGAGCCCACTCTAGCTCAGATCCATTCCTCTCTGTCCTTCCTACCCCCTGTCCTTCTCCGTGCACCCTCAGGACCCTGGATGGGTTTGACCCAGCAGCTCCTACCACTCAATGTGGGATAATGCTTCCTTCCCCTTTATAAAGCAGCAGTGCCCCAGAAGTGCTGAGCCGGGCCATTCCACCCCCATTCGCTGTTGTTGCCTGCCAAGGCCAGGCTCAAAGCCCACACAAATGGCATTTTTATGGAGCAGTCAGAGGCTGAAGCATCTGGCCATGAATGCCAGGATTGTGCCACTGCAGCCATCCCACCACCTGCCTGTCCCTCCCTCCTCTTCAGGGCTATAGAGAACAGAAGATGTTCACCCCACCCTGGTCCCAGCACGTGCCCCAGCTCTCCATTCCTTCCCTCAGTTAATTTGAATGAATTCCTTTCTCCCACACAGAGAGGACGTTGTATTCTCCATGAGGGGCTGACAGAGGATTAACATCTCTGGAATTCATGTGCTAAGTAAAAcgggaaagaaaggaaaaggtatGCAGGGGGCAAGAAATGAGGCCACTCATCTGCCTTTCCAGGCAGAGCTATCGCTGATGAGCCAAGTTTAAATGCTTTGAAAGATTTCTGTGCTGTTCCCTATGGAAAATCAAAGTCTGACAACTGGGTTTCAGCTCGGGCTGAAGCAGCTCAAGCCACTCTGAAATGAGATGGGGTTCTAGGGAAGGAGCTTCCTTCCTTGCAGCCGAGCAGACTGGGAGATGTGCAGCCCCCCTGCCAGAAACCAGGGCTGAAAATGGGAAGGCACATTCATCATCCAAATGTACGATTAAAAGGAAGCCAAGGAACGGTGCATGCATTCCTGCCACTTAGAATGTTCTGTAAACAGCCATGAATCAACAACACAGAATCATggagattggaaaagacctccaagaccatctACCACCactatttccccactaaattatgtcccttagtaccaccCTTAAaaggttcttgaacacctccagcgaTGTGACCCAacccctccctgggcagcccgttccagagcctgaccactcttttggagaagaaggCTTTATCCATGAAGATGTTAATTGGTTCTATTCTGACCACATGTGGCGTTGTCTTTGGTTGTGCTATTTTTTTGGACTTATTTCTAAGTTTATTCTATGTAAACCTTTGCTCATTACACATATATGAATAGACTATGAgtagctgctgctgaaggactTGTGACTACTTGCCACAACTGAGATTGGGATGGGATCTCCATCATCAGCCAAGCAGCAACTCTGCAGACCTACAGAGCCCCTGCAAAGAGATCCTCATTGTGCACATGGGCAGGAGCTCCAGAGCTGAGCTAGGTGGGCAATGCTGACAGAGTGCAATGGATGGAGATGCCCACTGAGTACATGCATGCCTGAAACAGGCAGAAACCCTGCAGGGGCTCTGCACaagcaaagagaagagcagagtgATGGAGATCAGCCTGGCAGGGGAAAATGTACGTAGCACAGCAAGGCAGCTTCTGCCAGCCCCATCCTGTCTGCCCTGTCCAAAACCCCCCAAATGGCACATGGGGGCCAGTCAAAGCAATCCCAAAAAGACAATTTGCTCAACGTGGGGATGGGGTAAAACAGAGCGGGACCAATCCAACCACGACACTGCAATGTGGCAGCTGGATCCTTCCCAGATGCATCATCACCTTCTTTGGGACTACACTGGGGCTGGAGTACCCACAGGCCTGGCCAACACGCTGCTGGGCATATGCTCACCCCCACGAAGGATTAATCTGGACCAAGGCCACCAAAGCAGAGAACTgacactgaaatgcagaaagccCTGCTAGAGAGAATTTCAGGGAGAAAGTCTACTTTGCACTTCCCAAAGGTTAACCCTAGACACGTCCTCCATACTCAGTCCCATGCTCCTCCCAGGGGTTCTGCTGATTCTGTCCTACACCTTATGCACTCACCTGCTCCTTCCCACGCAGGATGGGGCTTGGCAGCACTGACCAGGGCTGAGCAAGTCCTTGAGGGAAGGAAGCAAACTTCTGTGCAGCATCTTGCTGCCAAGCAGCAGGCAGGAAACACCTCCAGAGAGCTCCAGCAAATTGCTTACACATACAGGGTCCACATGCTACTCAGGATGTGGCCGTGGCAAAGGCTCCACTCTGATATGGTACCACAACCCTAACAGCTGATCGCTCCACCCCAGCTGGGGGAATGCGCTGCTTCTCAAACTTTTGGACTCCTGGTCACAGCAGTTTCCAGCCCTGCATCACTGGTGGGGAGGGAGCTGGCTCTAAGGCACTTGGCagggggagctgggattgtATGTCTCCATAAACGTGTTAAAAGCAGCTCACCAGCAGCTCACCCGTGCAGCGTGCTGCTGCCCCATGCCTCCGTTTCCCCATGGGACTGGACTGCCTCCATTCCATGGGGCTGCACAGTCcatgggacatggggacatccaAGAGAGCAGTCTGCGAGAGTGGGTACCTTACAGCACCACTGGCAGCCAGCGTGGTGCAAATCCATATTTAACCTCCTGGGACACTTGCTGGGCACTGGCTGTGTGGAGTCAGACTTACCATTTCCCAACCCCCTGTGTGCCAGCACACTGGGCTCCATGAGTCACTCATACCTTTCAC harbors:
- the CASKIN2 gene encoding caskin-2 isoform X2, with amino-acid sequence MGREQELIQAVKNGDIPGVQKLVAKIKASKSKLLGSAKRLNVNYQDADGFSALHHAALGGSLDLISLLLEAQATVDIKDSNGMRPLHYAAWQGRVEPVRLLLRAAASVNMASLDGQIPLHLSAQYGHYEVSEMLLQHQSNPCLINKAKKTPLDLACEFGRLKVAQLLLNSHLCVALLEGQSKDATDPNYTTPLHLAAKNGHKEIIRQLLKAGIEINKQTKTGTALHEAALYGKTEVVRLLLEGGVDVNIRNTYNQTALDIVNQFTTSHASKDIKQLLREASGILKVRALKDFWNLHDPTALNVRAGDVITVLEQHPDGRWKGHIHDVQKGTDRIGYFPPSIAEVISKRTGMILPRMASTHQHQGTPGALTALPNCSPPRLQHLPSECLQQAAPSIPASYGHLTLTWTAPGPDSAAGDRNSVGSEGSIGSIRSAGSGQSTEGTNGQNTNIVIENTRPLPSTGDDFQQHILGSEPHNEQITSTTGPPGHQTPSSCTSGDKVFSHQFLRPAQLLEGKDAEAIYNWLSEFQLESYTVNFLNAGYDVPTISRMTPEDLTAIGVTKPGHRKKISTEIGQLSIAEWLPNYIPADLMDWLSAIGLPQYHKKLVNNGYDSITIVLDLTWEDLQEIGINKLGHQKKIMLAVKKLRDLRKSLSQSEATLTRHKVPGALDIVTIESLENGECQSPNTPKMTTFQDSELSYELQTAMSNSCHETLSIKNSQGMSRSQESIGVRSRGSGHSQDNVLSRHLSSPSQESLGSGESSSGSSGQSCMPPHSKENLASLPRQPSPEPYGKLTSPEGLNGFTNCSGGSPLKERNLPEGTDQYARLTAQKGAGPVGTVMVTPSTPPQTPSKATAPYVFMYPHVSLKSPRAPSSQGVEQPKTLAHSYPSSSGQKSSLQTSAPKAFSYLHNQCSPAELLKAATAPNAWQTGEQHKGCEGSKNKKRSHSLNRYALSDGEHEEEEGAPTSTLGSYATLTRRPGRSQMPRACLQTEAKVTRSQSFAIRAKRKGPPPPPPKRLSSVSSTPTTEVDSEQPPDPERQPSVPQDVADTGASLSDSGCSRTVRSLVATLEETPGLNPPKPLLAPKPLHVAQDSLSRAAVDDQSRSSCDPSGTVLSDSGWDPFDSSKPRRRTLSEPSTPMSEAVQGRQEDACTDAEEEATPEVSSSSQNSSSECIPFAEEGNLTIKQRPKPAGHPKADTAVQGTEPSSQPAESPCSDGKEMVVSTATRELPMLEFNLTESDTVKRRPRFKEREPLQAVLKAFSMAGQAEVGASSAPQYAQAQAVSIVGPSTQGPAPQAGLAGDAFDDDSVEFRIAEIEKSILSLEKGIKKSPSPVKAPSPTELLGTAVVRMPAPDIPAKHTSVASTKLVFSGPKTVYQQVLQPSRHAVTPWAATESVPDVIGSLAGPSPLTLEASGKVFVKPLASAPGAALVQQRLEHTSITTVQAAEKKITVEEVQSPPGATHLAKNILEDISNMFDDLADQLDAMLD